Proteins encoded together in one Kitasatospora albolonga window:
- a CDS encoding D-beta-D-heptose 1-phosphate adenosyltransferase — protein sequence MYAPERQQEILRLAQEGGRVDVLSLAEEFQVTAETVRRDLKALDRAGLLRRVHGGAIPVGRLDFEPDLAERDAVAADEKDRIARAALAELPADGNVIIDAGTTTARLAAALPVDAALTVVTHALPVAARLADHPGIALHLVGGRVRHRTRAAVDAWALGSYAEISADVVFLATNGFAPDSGLTTPDLAEAAVKRAVVKAARRVVLLADSGKFGQRHFARFGDLTDVDLLITDTGLGPDDARAIESGGTEVVRA from the coding sequence ATGTACGCACCGGAGCGTCAGCAGGAGATCCTCCGCCTCGCCCAGGAGGGCGGCCGGGTCGATGTGCTTTCCCTGGCCGAGGAGTTCCAGGTGACCGCCGAGACCGTCCGGCGCGACCTCAAGGCGCTCGACCGGGCGGGGCTGCTGCGCCGGGTGCACGGCGGGGCCATCCCGGTCGGACGGCTCGACTTCGAGCCCGACCTCGCCGAGCGCGACGCCGTGGCCGCCGACGAGAAGGACCGCATCGCGCGGGCCGCGCTCGCCGAGCTCCCCGCCGACGGCAACGTGATCATCGACGCCGGGACGACGACGGCCCGGCTCGCCGCGGCCCTCCCCGTCGACGCGGCGCTGACCGTGGTGACGCACGCGCTGCCGGTGGCCGCCCGCCTGGCCGACCACCCGGGCATCGCCCTGCACCTGGTCGGCGGCCGGGTCCGGCACCGGACGCGGGCGGCGGTCGACGCGTGGGCGCTCGGCTCGTACGCCGAGATCAGCGCCGATGTCGTCTTCCTCGCCACCAACGGCTTCGCCCCCGACAGCGGCCTCACCACGCCCGACCTGGCCGAGGCCGCCGTGAAACGGGCGGTGGTGAAGGCCGCGCGCCGGGTGGTCCTGCTGGCCGACTCGGGCAAGTTCGGGCAGCGGCACTTCGCCCGCTTCGGCGACCTCACCGATGTGGACCTCCTCATCACCGACACGGGCCTCGGTCCCGACGACGCCCGCGCCATCGAGAGCGGGGGCACGGAAGTGGTACGCGCATGA
- a CDS encoding 1-phosphofructokinase codes for MILTVTPNPSLDRTYELPGLVRGTVLRATADRVDPGGKGVNVSRAVAAAGHRTVAVAPMGGPEGALLARLLGEHGIEAAGVPVTGSTRINVTLVEPDSTLTKVNAAGPELSAAEAEDLLEAVRTRSAAADWIACCGSLPRGLPPRWYAELVARSHRAGARIALDTSGAALTAALRERPDVIKPNAQELAGAVGRPLTTVGDALKAADELRERGARAVLASLGADGQLLVEASGAYFATARVTTVRSNVGAGDASLAGFLTAGGQGPEALASAVAHGAAAVRLAGSIMPTPADLDLSAVVTSAEVPLDRPLTEPAP; via the coding sequence ATGATCCTCACCGTCACCCCCAACCCCAGCCTGGACCGCACCTACGAGCTGCCGGGCCTGGTGCGCGGCACCGTCCTGCGCGCCACGGCGGACCGCGTCGACCCCGGCGGCAAGGGCGTCAACGTCTCCCGCGCGGTCGCGGCGGCCGGCCACCGCACGGTCGCCGTCGCCCCCATGGGCGGACCGGAGGGCGCGCTGCTCGCCCGGCTGCTCGGCGAGCACGGCATCGAGGCCGCCGGGGTGCCGGTCACCGGCTCCACCCGGATCAACGTCACCCTCGTCGAACCCGACTCCACCCTCACCAAGGTCAACGCCGCCGGGCCCGAGCTCAGCGCCGCCGAGGCGGAGGACCTCCTGGAGGCCGTACGGACCCGCTCCGCCGCCGCCGACTGGATCGCCTGCTGCGGAAGCCTGCCGCGCGGGCTGCCGCCCCGGTGGTACGCGGAGCTGGTCGCGCGGAGCCACCGGGCCGGGGCGCGGATCGCGCTGGACACCTCCGGTGCGGCGCTGACCGCCGCGCTCCGGGAGCGCCCCGACGTGATCAAGCCCAACGCCCAGGAGCTCGCCGGGGCCGTCGGCCGCCCGCTCACCACGGTGGGCGACGCGCTGAAGGCGGCCGATGAGCTGCGCGAGCGCGGCGCCCGGGCGGTGCTGGCGAGCCTGGGGGCCGACGGGCAGCTGCTGGTGGAGGCGTCGGGCGCGTACTTCGCGACGGCCCGGGTCACGACCGTACGGAGCAACGTCGGCGCCGGGGACGCCTCCCTGGCCGGTTTCCTGACGGCGGGCGGGCAGGGCCCCGAGGCGCTCGCATCGGCCGTCGCCCATGGCGCGGCGGCGGTGCGGCTGGCGGGAAGCATCATGCCCACCCCGGCCGATCTGGATCTGTCGGCGGTCGTGACGAGCGCCGAAGTCCCCCTGGACCGCCCGCTGACGGAACCCGCCCCATGA
- a CDS encoding PTS lactose transporter subunit IIC: MSELITAELVDLDLSAATKDAAARSLAERMVAAHRVTDLDGFLADVAAREAQMPTGLDGGIGIPHCRSEHVSAPTLAFGRSARGIDFGAADGPADLIFLIAAPAGADDDHLTILSGLARRLMDPEFTAALRAGDDPGTVAALIRGEEPAPEPEAATPIRTAEEAAPAEDAAPFRIVAVTSCPTGIAHTYMAAESLTAAGRAEGVEVTVETQGSAGFSKLDPAVIAAADAVIWAHDVEVREKGRFRGKPLVDVGVKAGINRPAELIAEARRKAERGEIAAVPQGEGGDGAEGGADGGSGADRAHFGVRLRTYLMSGVSYMVPFVAAGGLLIALSFAIGGYEVADAKSVADHFVWGQADSWAALLNQIGSAAFGFLVPVLAGYIAYGMADRPALVPGFVGGAIALTVEAGFLGGLVAGLLAGAVVMAIQRVPVHPTLRGIMPVLVIPLIASAVVGFLMFIVVGKPIAALQSALTDWLNGLSGSNAVILGVVLGLMMCFDMGGPLNKVAYAFAVGGLTDPTDGSLKVMAAVMAAGMVPPLALALATAVRKKLFTKTERENGRAAWVLGASFITEGAIPFAAADPLRVIPSVMAGGAVTGALSMAFGCTLRAPHGGVFVVPLIGEPFLYLLAIGAGTLVATALVVLLKGARRTAAVPAGEATAAGARVGVTA, from the coding sequence ATGAGCGAGCTGATCACCGCGGAACTGGTCGACCTCGATCTGTCCGCCGCAACGAAGGACGCCGCCGCGAGGTCGCTCGCCGAGCGGATGGTGGCCGCGCACCGCGTCACCGACCTCGACGGCTTCCTGGCCGATGTCGCCGCCCGCGAGGCCCAGATGCCGACGGGTCTGGACGGCGGGATCGGTATCCCGCACTGCCGGAGCGAGCATGTGAGCGCCCCGACGCTGGCCTTCGGGCGCAGCGCCCGGGGCATCGACTTCGGCGCGGCCGACGGCCCGGCCGACCTGATCTTCCTCATCGCCGCGCCTGCCGGGGCGGACGACGACCATCTGACCATCCTGTCGGGGCTGGCCCGCAGGCTGATGGACCCGGAGTTCACCGCCGCCCTGCGCGCCGGGGACGATCCGGGCACGGTCGCCGCGCTGATCCGGGGCGAGGAACCGGCGCCGGAGCCCGAAGCCGCGACGCCGATACGGACAGCCGAAGAGGCCGCCCCCGCCGAGGACGCCGCGCCCTTCCGGATCGTCGCCGTCACCTCCTGCCCCACCGGCATCGCGCACACCTACATGGCCGCCGAGTCCCTCACGGCGGCGGGCCGCGCCGAGGGCGTCGAGGTGACGGTGGAGACCCAGGGGTCGGCGGGCTTCAGCAAGCTGGACCCGGCCGTCATCGCCGCCGCCGACGCGGTCATCTGGGCGCATGACGTGGAGGTGCGGGAGAAGGGCCGCTTCCGGGGCAAGCCGCTGGTGGACGTCGGGGTGAAGGCGGGCATCAACCGGCCCGCCGAGCTGATCGCCGAAGCCCGCCGCAAGGCGGAGCGCGGTGAGATCGCCGCCGTACCGCAGGGCGAGGGCGGGGACGGGGCGGAGGGCGGTGCGGACGGCGGATCGGGTGCGGACCGTGCGCACTTCGGCGTCCGGCTGCGTACGTATCTGATGTCCGGCGTGAGCTACATGGTGCCGTTCGTCGCGGCGGGCGGTCTGCTGATCGCCCTGTCGTTCGCCATCGGCGGCTACGAGGTCGCGGACGCCAAGTCGGTGGCCGACCACTTCGTGTGGGGCCAGGCGGACAGCTGGGCCGCGCTGCTCAACCAGATCGGCTCCGCCGCCTTCGGCTTCCTGGTGCCGGTGCTCGCCGGGTACATCGCGTACGGGATGGCCGACCGTCCCGCGCTGGTGCCCGGCTTCGTCGGCGGGGCGATCGCGCTCACCGTGGAGGCGGGGTTCCTCGGCGGTCTGGTCGCCGGTCTGCTGGCCGGTGCGGTGGTGATGGCCATCCAGCGGGTCCCGGTCCATCCCACCCTGCGCGGGATCATGCCGGTGCTGGTGATCCCGCTGATCGCGTCGGCGGTCGTCGGGTTCCTGATGTTCATCGTCGTCGGCAAGCCGATCGCCGCGCTCCAGAGCGCCCTGACGGACTGGCTGAACGGTCTGTCGGGCTCCAACGCGGTCATCCTGGGAGTCGTCCTCGGGCTGATGATGTGCTTCGACATGGGCGGCCCGCTGAACAAGGTGGCGTACGCCTTCGCGGTCGGCGGTCTCACCGATCCGACCGACGGCAGCCTCAAGGTGATGGCGGCGGTCATGGCGGCCGGGATGGTGCCGCCGCTGGCGCTGGCCCTCGCCACCGCCGTACGGAAGAAGCTGTTCACGAAGACCGAGCGGGAGAACGGCCGGGCGGCCTGGGTGCTGGGCGCCTCGTTCATCACCGAGGGCGCGATCCCGTTCGCCGCCGCCGATCCGCTGCGGGTGATCCCGTCGGTGATGGCGGGCGGTGCGGTCACGGGTGCGCTGTCGATGGCCTTCGGGTGCACGCTGCGCGCTCCGCACGGCGGCGTCTTCGTCGTACCGCTGATCGGTGAACCGTTCCTGTATCTGCTGGCGATCGGCGCGGGCACCCTGGTGGCGACCGCGCTGGTCGTGCTGCTCAAGGGGGCCCGCCGGACGGCGGCGGTCCCGGCCGGGGAGGCCACGGCCGCCGGTGCGCGGGTCGGCGTCACCGCCTGA
- a CDS encoding protein phosphatase — protein sequence MTDSWDAADRAVLTLPSGRLIRGRGLRKPLPDGPEPEFAVYLLGHAPAPAGWESRWLRWPDFRLPADPQQARELLEEVWRRAPDERVEVACGGGIGRTGTALACLAVLDGVPAEDAVAFVRRGYHPRAVETPWQRRYVRKFGRPG from the coding sequence ATGACCGACAGCTGGGACGCGGCCGACCGGGCCGTGCTGACATTGCCCTCCGGGCGTCTGATACGGGGCCGGGGGCTCCGCAAGCCTCTTCCCGACGGCCCGGAGCCGGAGTTCGCCGTCTATCTGCTGGGACACGCGCCCGCCCCGGCCGGCTGGGAGTCGCGCTGGCTCCGGTGGCCGGACTTCCGGCTTCCGGCCGACCCGCAGCAGGCCCGGGAGCTCCTGGAGGAGGTCTGGCGGCGGGCCCCCGACGAGCGGGTCGAGGTGGCCTGCGGCGGCGGGATCGGGCGGACCGGGACGGCGCTGGCCTGTCTGGCCGTGCTGGACGGGGTGCCCGCCGAGGACGCGGTGGCGTTCGTCCGGCGGGGTTACCACCCGCGCGCCGTGGAGACACCGTGGCAGCGCCGTTACGTACGCAAGTTCGGCCGGCCGGGGTAG
- a CDS encoding signal peptidase I: MVRAGGRRAGTRKHRPFWVELPLLIGIALVLALLIKTFLVQAFSIPSDSMQNTLQKGDRVLVDKLTPWFGSEPERGEVIVFHDPDGWLDDVAVDPPNTVQKVLGFVGLMPSAEQRDLIKRVIGVGGDTVECAGDGPVKVNGKALDEPYVFPGNTPCSNDPKGTFKVTVPQGRLWVMGDHRQASSDSRYHTDDRNNGMVPVDEVVGRAVVIAWPVGRWSDLPVPDTFSTVAGAALLPGPGPAAVATAVPVLLLLRRRAPN; this comes from the coding sequence ATGGTGCGTGCGGGCGGACGCCGGGCGGGGACGAGGAAACACCGGCCGTTCTGGGTGGAGCTCCCGCTCCTCATCGGGATCGCCCTGGTCCTGGCCCTGCTCATCAAGACCTTTCTCGTCCAGGCGTTCTCCATCCCGTCGGACTCCATGCAGAACACCCTCCAGAAGGGTGACCGGGTCCTCGTCGACAAGCTGACCCCGTGGTTCGGCTCCGAACCGGAACGGGGCGAGGTGATCGTCTTCCACGACCCGGACGGCTGGCTCGACGACGTGGCCGTCGACCCGCCCAACACCGTGCAGAAGGTGCTCGGCTTCGTCGGCCTGATGCCGTCGGCCGAGCAGCGCGACCTCATCAAGCGGGTGATCGGCGTCGGCGGCGACACCGTGGAGTGCGCGGGCGACGGACCGGTCAAGGTCAACGGCAAGGCGCTGGACGAGCCCTATGTGTTCCCCGGCAACACCCCGTGCAGCAACGACCCCAAGGGCACCTTCAAGGTCACCGTCCCGCAGGGCCGGCTCTGGGTGATGGGCGACCACCGCCAGGCGTCGTCGGACTCCCGCTACCACACCGACGACCGCAACAACGGCATGGTCCCGGTGGACGAGGTCGTCGGCCGCGCCGTCGTCATCGCCTGGCCGGTCGGCCGCTGGAGCGACCTCCCCGTCCCCGACACCTTCTCCACGGTGGCCGGGGCGGCGCTCCTCCCGGGACCCGGACCGGCGGCCGTGGCCACCGCCGTCCCGGTCCTCCTCCTGCTGCGCCGCCGGGCGCCGAACTGA
- a CDS encoding chitin-binding protein, with protein MHAKRKTALAVGAVLAPVLALSLPASSASAHGYISDPPSRQAQCAAGTVSCGSISYEPQSVEGPKGLSSCSGGNSGFAELDDDSKGWAVTPVNRSQQFEWRLTARHATSTWQYFVGGEKIAEFDDGGAQPGATVTHQVDFGSRTGEQKVLAVWNIADTPNAFYACIDVNVS; from the coding sequence ATGCACGCGAAAAGGAAGACCGCACTCGCCGTCGGTGCCGTCCTCGCCCCGGTCCTCGCCCTGAGCCTCCCGGCGAGCTCCGCCAGCGCCCACGGCTACATCTCCGATCCGCCCAGCAGGCAGGCACAGTGCGCCGCCGGAACGGTCAGCTGCGGATCGATCAGCTACGAACCCCAGAGCGTCGAGGGCCCCAAGGGGCTCAGCAGTTGCAGCGGCGGGAACAGCGGATTCGCCGAGCTCGACGACGACTCCAAGGGCTGGGCGGTCACCCCGGTGAACCGCTCGCAGCAGTTCGAGTGGCGGCTCACCGCCCGCCACGCGACCAGCACCTGGCAGTACTTCGTCGGCGGCGAGAAGATCGCCGAGTTCGACGACGGCGGCGCCCAGCCCGGCGCGACCGTTACCCATCAGGTCGACTTCGGCAGCAGGACGGGCGAGCAGAAGGTCCTCGCGGTCTGGAACATCGCGGACACCCCGAACGCCTTCTACGCCTGTATCGACGTCAACGTGAGCTGA
- a CDS encoding VanZ family protein — protein MTAETKPLARQGTWARVLLRVSVLTVVLLGLVVFSYFLAKVTLTPSPASADIVTSNLQPGRSLRQYAEDYTFLAACKQAGGNLLLGVPFGLLLPFLVPRRLRMISMTLLTAAAMVLVELVQGALVTGRAFDIDDVILNTSGALLGYFLLGRRISHHYHAYLGRPRPEAEKPRPERKDADPKAAPEPAIAGPSASGARTKARDTADVKKPPRAGAKEPSTAGAKAGATKAGGVGSAKATGPGGGRGTAEDGTRPGSRRALLNRLRRR, from the coding sequence ATGACTGCCGAGACGAAACCCCTAGCGCGACAGGGGACATGGGCGCGCGTGCTGCTGAGGGTGAGCGTTCTGACGGTGGTGCTGCTGGGGCTGGTGGTGTTCTCCTACTTCCTGGCCAAGGTGACACTCACGCCCTCACCGGCCTCCGCGGACATCGTCACGTCGAATCTCCAGCCGGGCCGGTCGCTGCGCCAGTACGCGGAGGACTACACCTTCCTCGCCGCGTGCAAGCAGGCGGGCGGAAACCTGCTGCTCGGCGTGCCCTTCGGGCTGCTCCTGCCGTTCCTCGTGCCGCGCCGTCTGCGGATGATCAGCATGACGCTGCTGACCGCCGCCGCCATGGTCCTCGTGGAACTGGTCCAGGGCGCCCTGGTCACGGGACGCGCCTTCGACATCGACGACGTCATCCTCAACACGTCGGGCGCCCTGCTCGGCTACTTCCTGCTGGGCCGCCGGATCAGCCACCACTACCACGCGTACCTGGGCAGGCCCCGGCCCGAGGCGGAGAAGCCCCGGCCGGAGCGGAAGGACGCGGACCCGAAGGCCGCCCCCGAACCTGCCATCGCCGGGCCGTCTGCCTCCGGTGCCAGGACGAAGGCCCGGGACACGGCCGACGTGAAGAAGCCGCCCAGGGCCGGTGCGAAGGAACCGTCCACCGCCGGGGCGAAGGCCGGTGCTACGAAGGCCGGTGGCGTCGGCTCGGCGAAGGCCACCGGTCCGGGCGGCGGGCGCGGCACCGCCGAGGACGGCACCCGGCCCGGCTCCCGCCGAGCCCTGCTGAACCGGCTCCGCAGGCGCTGA
- a CDS encoding DUF1275 family protein → MLLSAASGAADAFAFLCVGEVFAGVMTGNLVLLGASAAGAGEDGVALRVLTALAAYVCGAAAGAVMTGRLGLPLGVVLLAEVVLLGAAAVLWGLGLVASSGDRLGLLALVSLAMGVQGRVRVTPTNYFTGTLTSLAGRAAAGELGPGDAWALGRLGAVVAGAAVAALTERWWSPGAALGAVVLAAGALALETAPRRGRGTGKPRLDRGNPAGAA, encoded by the coding sequence CTGCTCCTGTCGGCGGCTTCCGGGGCGGCGGACGCGTTCGCCTTCCTCTGTGTGGGGGAGGTCTTCGCGGGGGTGATGACCGGGAACCTGGTCCTGCTGGGGGCCTCGGCCGCCGGAGCCGGGGAGGACGGTGTGGCGCTGCGGGTGCTCACCGCCCTGGCGGCGTACGTCTGCGGGGCGGCGGCCGGTGCCGTGATGACGGGGCGGCTGGGGCTGCCGCTCGGGGTGGTGCTGCTGGCCGAGGTCGTCCTGCTCGGGGCGGCGGCGGTGCTGTGGGGGCTGGGCCTGGTGGCGTCGTCCGGTGACCGGCTCGGGCTGCTGGCCCTCGTATCGCTGGCGATGGGCGTCCAGGGGCGCGTCCGGGTGACGCCGACGAACTATTTCACCGGGACCCTCACCTCACTCGCCGGCCGCGCGGCGGCGGGTGAGCTGGGGCCGGGTGACGCCTGGGCGCTGGGCCGGCTGGGGGCGGTGGTGGCCGGGGCGGCGGTCGCGGCTCTGACGGAGCGGTGGTGGAGCCCCGGGGCGGCGCTGGGCGCGGTGGTTCTGGCGGCGGGGGCGCTGGCCCTCGAAACCGCGCCGCGCCGGGGCCGGGGAACGGGGAAGCCCCGGCTGGATCGGGGGAATCCAGCCGGGGCGGCTTGA
- a CDS encoding 50S ribosomal protein L31, with protein MKSRIHPVSRPVVFRDRVADTAFLTRSTADSGERVTWEDGNSYPVIDVETSSASHPFYTGGRRVLDTAGRVERFRRRYGTGDASRG; from the coding sequence ATGAAGTCCCGTATCCACCCCGTCTCCCGCCCCGTGGTCTTCCGTGACCGCGTCGCGGACACCGCCTTCCTGACCCGCTCGACCGCCGACTCCGGCGAGCGCGTGACCTGGGAGGACGGCAACAGCTACCCCGTCATCGACGTGGAGACCTCGTCGGCGAGCCACCCGTTCTACACCGGGGGCCGTCGGGTGCTCGACACGGCCGGCCGTGTCGAGCGGTTCCGCCGCCGTTACGGCACCGGTGACGCGTCGCGCGGCTGA
- a CDS encoding 50S ribosomal protein L33, translated as MARSELRPVVTLRSTAGTGHGYVTRKNRRNTPDRLELRKFDPAAGRHVLFRETR; from the coding sequence ATGGCACGCAGTGAGCTCAGGCCCGTCGTGACCCTCCGGTCCACCGCCGGAACGGGGCACGGCTATGTGACCCGCAAGAACCGCCGCAACACCCCGGACCGGCTGGAACTGCGCAAGTTCGACCCGGCGGCCGGGCGGCACGTCCTCTTCCGTGAGACGCGCTGA